One Cygnus atratus isolate AKBS03 ecotype Queensland, Australia chromosome 6, CAtr_DNAZoo_HiC_assembly, whole genome shotgun sequence DNA segment encodes these proteins:
- the CDCA7 gene encoding cell division cycle-associated protein 7, with translation MAPPRPQRRGCWGRRNFTAFRNTKLIPMETSSSSDDSCDSFGSDNFANTKCKFRSDITEELAKIFYEASDDESFCGFSENEIEDALKLEPDSEENDGSAESEVAQGVRKYPAPLKVAMKFPPRRSERRKAEMESLPEKLMPAPDSDSDSEEKGSVFLEKRALNIKENKAMLAKLVAELQSVSGIFGGRRSLPTASQGPKRLPRRSLPRSALRRNPDRSSRPHTRSRSLTEGPPTPLPEEDDDDRYFLVRRRTMSDEYMEHDAQTPRRGHRGAMALPHIVRPVEEITEEELNNICGSAREKVYNRAMGSTCHQCRQKTIDTKTNCRNPDCIGVRGQFCGPCLRNRYGEDVRTALLDPTWRCPPCRGICNCSFCRQRDGRCATGVLVYLAKYHGYDNVHAYLKSLKQELGMED, from the exons ATGGCTCCGCCGCGCCCGCAG CGCCGAGgttgctggggaaggagaaactTCACGGCGTTCCGAAATACAAAGCTGATCCCCATGGAAACGTCCTCATCCTCTGATGACAGTTGTGACAGTTTTGGTTCTGATAATTTTGCAAACACA aaatgcAAGTTTAGGTCGGATATTACAGAAGAACTGGCAAAAATCTTTTATGAAGCCTCTGATGATGAATCCTTCTGCggcttttcagaaaatgagattGAAGATGCATTG AAACTGGAACCAGATTCAGAGGAGAATGATGGAAGTGCTGAAAGTGAGGTAGCTCAAGGAGTGCGGAAATACCCTGCTCCTCTAAAAGTAGCTATGAAGTTTCCACCTCGAAGAtcagaaaggaggaaggctGAGATGGAAAGTCTTCCTGAAAAGCTGATGCCTGCTCCGGATTCAGACTCTGATTCTGAAGAAAAGGGCtctgtgtttttagaaaaaagagctttaaacatcaaggaaaacaaagcaatg CTTGCAAAACTAGTGGCGGAGTTGCAAAGTGTTTCTGGTATCTTTGGTGGGAGAAGGTCATTGCCAACTGCCAGTCAA GGGCCAAAGCGACTTCCAAGACGTTCATTACCCAGAAGTGCGTTGAGGAGGAACCCAGATCGAAGTTCTCGGCCTCACACAAGATCCAGGTCTCTGACTGAAGGTCCTCCTACTCCTTTACCAGAAGAGGACGATGATGACCGGTACTTCCTAGTGAGAAGAAGGACAATGTCTGATGAATACATGGAG CATGATGCCCAAACTCCCAGGAGGGGTCACCGTGGTGCCATGGCTCTTCCACACATTGTGCGCCCGGTTGAGGAGATAACAGAGGAGGAGCTGAATAACATTTGTGGATCTGCAAGAGAGAAAGTGTATAACAGGGCCATG GGATCCACCTGTCATCAGTGTCGCCAAAAAACCATAGATACCAAGACAAATTGCCGTAACCCCGATTGCATAGGGGTACGGGGCCAGTTCTGTGGGCCATGCCTCCGCAATAGGTATGGGGAAGACGTCAGAACAGCGTTGCTGGATCCG ACCTGGAGGTGCCCACCGTGTCGTGGAATCTGCAACTGTAGCTTCTGCAGACAGAGAGATGGCCGATGTGCTACAGGTGTGCTGGTCTATCTGGCCAAGTACCATGGCTATGACAACGTCCATGCCTACTTGAAAAG TCTGAAACAAGAACTTGGAATGGAAGACTGA